A single genomic interval of Nonomuraea rubra harbors:
- a CDS encoding ABC transporter ATP-binding protein, whose product MAGSGNAHLRPRDEVLLRVEDLVVEFPAGRGRTVSAVAGVSFDLARGETLGIVGESGCGKSSAARALVQLPPPRSGSVRLDGLELTALRGEALRMTRRRLQMIFQDPISSLNPRRRVRDIVGEGPRVWHLPGDRVDEVLEAVGLDPATAAERRPHEFSGGQCQRISIARALILDPEVVICDEPVSALDVSVQAQILGLLEDLKARYRLTLVFIAHDLAVVKNVSDRIMVMYLGKVCELAPSADLISRPAHPYTRALIASVPGGGGLDLPPADTLISGEPPSPVDPPSGCRFRTRCPRAAARCAEEEPQIRQIGDDHWLACHFPVKE is encoded by the coding sequence GTGGCCGGTAGCGGAAACGCGCACCTGCGCCCCCGTGACGAGGTACTGCTGCGGGTGGAGGATCTGGTCGTGGAGTTCCCCGCTGGACGGGGCCGCACCGTGAGTGCGGTCGCAGGAGTGAGCTTCGACCTGGCGCGCGGCGAGACGCTCGGCATCGTCGGCGAGTCGGGCTGCGGCAAGTCCAGCGCCGCCCGCGCGCTCGTCCAGCTCCCGCCGCCCCGCTCGGGCTCGGTCCGGCTGGACGGCCTGGAGCTGACCGCCCTGCGTGGCGAGGCGCTGCGGATGACCCGCCGGCGCCTCCAGATGATCTTCCAGGACCCCATCTCCTCGCTCAACCCCCGCCGCCGCGTCCGCGACATCGTCGGCGAGGGCCCGCGCGTGTGGCACCTGCCCGGCGACCGCGTGGACGAGGTCCTGGAAGCGGTCGGCCTCGACCCGGCGACGGCGGCCGAGCGCAGGCCGCACGAGTTCTCCGGCGGGCAGTGCCAGCGCATCTCCATCGCCAGGGCCCTGATCCTGGACCCGGAGGTGGTGATCTGCGACGAGCCGGTGTCGGCGCTGGACGTCTCGGTGCAGGCCCAGATCCTCGGCCTGCTGGAGGACCTCAAGGCCCGCTACCGGCTCACCCTCGTCTTCATCGCCCACGACCTGGCCGTGGTGAAGAACGTCAGCGACCGCATCATGGTGATGTACCTGGGCAAGGTGTGCGAGCTGGCGCCGAGCGCCGACCTGATCAGCCGCCCGGCGCACCCGTACACCCGGGCCCTGATCGCCTCCGTCCCCGGCGGCGGCGGTCTCGACCTGCCGCCCGCCGACACGTTGATCAGCGGCGAGCCTCCGTCGCCCGTCGACCCGCCCTCCGGGTGCCGCTTCCGTACGCGGTGCCCGCGCGCGGCGGCGAGATGCGCGGAGGAGGAGCCGCAAATCCGGCAGATCGGCGACGACCACTGGCTCGCCTGCCATTTTCCCGTTAAGGAGTAG
- a CDS encoding acyl-CoA dehydrogenase family protein, producing the protein MAIDFTLAPEHEEIRKRVRAFIQGTVMPAMEDLKEGDRDEYLRTIFRLRSLAKSEGLWLPHMPKEWGGMGLGHVELAMVQSESAKTRIGPWVLNCQAPDEGNMHTLLHWATDEQKEKYLRPLLDGVQMSCFAMTEPEVAGSDPTLIRTHAVQDGDEWVINGHKWFISNARRANFAILIARTEQDVPEGSRGANTAFLVDLPNPGWNDVREVETMHGSTGHSEIVIKDLRVPDSAILGGRGNGHRLGQYRLGPARLAHCMRWISQAETALDMMVDRALKRYSHGSLLAEKQGIQWLIADSAMELYQCKLMVLHAASKIDKGEDFRTEVSMAKHFVANSLNRIIDRAIQVHGALGYSTDTPLANMFQHARWARFADGADEIHQMRIAERTIAAYQATGSTSSATGGLPI; encoded by the coding sequence ATGGCCATCGATTTCACCCTCGCCCCCGAGCACGAGGAGATCCGCAAGCGGGTCCGCGCCTTCATCCAGGGCACGGTCATGCCCGCCATGGAGGACTTGAAGGAGGGCGACCGCGACGAGTACCTCCGCACGATCTTCCGCCTCCGTTCCCTGGCCAAGTCGGAGGGATTGTGGCTGCCCCACATGCCGAAGGAGTGGGGCGGCATGGGCCTGGGCCATGTGGAGCTGGCGATGGTGCAGTCGGAGTCGGCCAAGACCCGCATCGGGCCGTGGGTGCTCAACTGCCAGGCCCCGGACGAGGGCAACATGCACACCCTCCTGCACTGGGCCACCGACGAGCAGAAGGAGAAGTACCTGCGCCCGCTGCTCGACGGCGTGCAGATGTCCTGCTTCGCCATGACGGAGCCGGAGGTGGCCGGGTCGGACCCCACACTGATCCGCACGCACGCCGTCCAGGACGGCGACGAGTGGGTCATCAACGGCCACAAGTGGTTCATCTCCAACGCCCGCCGGGCGAACTTCGCCATCCTCATCGCCCGCACCGAGCAGGACGTGCCGGAGGGCTCGCGCGGCGCCAACACCGCCTTCCTGGTGGACCTGCCCAACCCGGGCTGGAACGACGTGCGCGAGGTGGAGACCATGCACGGCTCCACCGGCCACAGCGAGATCGTCATCAAGGACCTGCGCGTGCCGGACAGCGCGATCCTCGGCGGCCGCGGCAACGGCCACCGCCTCGGCCAGTACCGCCTCGGCCCCGCCCGGCTGGCCCACTGCATGCGCTGGATCTCGCAGGCGGAGACGGCCCTGGACATGATGGTCGACCGGGCGCTCAAGCGGTACAGCCACGGCTCGCTGCTGGCCGAGAAGCAGGGCATCCAGTGGCTGATCGCCGACTCGGCGATGGAGCTGTACCAGTGCAAGCTGATGGTCCTGCACGCCGCCAGCAAGATCGACAAGGGCGAGGACTTCCGTACGGAGGTGTCGATGGCCAAGCACTTCGTGGCCAACAGCCTCAACCGGATCATCGACCGGGCGATCCAGGTGCACGGGGCGCTCGGGTACTCGACGGACACGCCGCTGGCGAACATGTTCCAGCACGCCCGGTGGGCGCGGTTCGCGGACGGGGCGGACGAGATCCACCAGATGCGGATCGCCGAGCGCACGATCGCCGCCTATCAGGCGACCGGCTCCACCAGCTCCGCGACCGGCGGCCTGCCCATCTGA
- a CDS encoding DUF6879 family protein: MLSADEYLDDFWPNFRRLDDVFWKLERRQSFRDRPGWVAMVEGDWDRSLKLVDDGGGETRERGRPAKRLRRRRIRIVEQPVTPYLQWEMHLLALRVASVEQVRVLDAGEVAEIEVGRRLPELVVLGTVAMYEVTYDESGTHSGARRIDDREVITACQGELDKLFERGEELRPYYEREIMPLPAPRVSV; the protein is encoded by the coding sequence ATGCTGAGTGCGGATGAGTATCTCGACGACTTCTGGCCGAACTTCCGCCGGCTCGACGACGTGTTCTGGAAGCTCGAACGGCGGCAGAGCTTCCGGGACCGGCCGGGCTGGGTCGCGATGGTGGAGGGCGACTGGGACCGATCGCTCAAGCTGGTCGACGACGGGGGCGGGGAGACGCGGGAGCGCGGGCGTCCGGCCAAACGGCTCAGGCGGCGGCGGATCAGGATCGTCGAGCAGCCGGTCACGCCGTACCTGCAGTGGGAGATGCACCTGCTGGCGCTGCGGGTCGCGTCCGTCGAGCAGGTGCGGGTGCTGGACGCGGGCGAGGTGGCCGAGATCGAGGTGGGGCGGCGGTTGCCGGAGCTGGTCGTGCTCGGGACGGTGGCGATGTACGAGGTGACGTACGACGAGTCGGGGACGCACAGCGGGGCGCGGCGGATCGACGACCGGGAAGTGATCACTGCTTGCCAGGGGGAGCTGGACAAGCTGTTCGAGCGGGGGGAGGAGCTCCGGCCCTACTACGAGCGCGAGATCATGCCGCTGCCGGCCCCCCGGGTGTCCGTCTGA
- a CDS encoding helix-turn-helix domain-containing protein, translating into MSTTLEETLAQVGPRLRRIRTQREVSLSALSEATGISKSTLSRLESGQRRPSLELLLPIAQAHQVPLDELVGAPDVGDPRVRCKPVVRNGRTVIPLTTQPGPLQAWKSIIPAEQNEPRPITHEGYEWMYVLSGRVRLVVADHDLILGPGEAAEFDTRLPHWFGPAGSAPVEVLNLFGRQGERVHVRAKPRPRAGK; encoded by the coding sequence ATGAGCACGACCTTGGAGGAGACGCTGGCCCAGGTCGGCCCGCGGCTCAGGCGGATCCGTACGCAGCGTGAGGTGAGCCTGTCGGCGCTGTCCGAGGCCACCGGCATCAGCAAGAGCACGCTCTCGCGGCTGGAGTCGGGGCAGCGCCGGCCCAGCCTGGAGCTCCTCCTGCCGATCGCGCAGGCGCACCAGGTGCCGCTCGACGAGCTGGTCGGCGCGCCGGACGTCGGCGACCCGCGCGTCCGCTGCAAGCCCGTGGTCCGCAACGGCCGGACCGTGATCCCCCTGACCACCCAGCCCGGGCCGCTGCAGGCGTGGAAGTCGATCATTCCCGCCGAGCAGAACGAGCCGCGGCCGATCACGCACGAGGGCTACGAGTGGATGTACGTGCTCTCGGGGCGCGTACGGCTCGTCGTGGCCGACCACGACCTGATCCTGGGGCCGGGTGAGGCCGCGGAGTTCGACACCCGGCTGCCGCACTGGTTCGGGCCCGCCGGGAGCGCTCCGGTGGAGGTGCTCAATCTCTTCGGCCGGCAGGGCGAGCGCGTGCACGTACGGGCCAAGCCTCGCCCGCGTGCGGGGAAATGA
- a CDS encoding NAD(P)/FAD-dependent oxidoreductase: MNEATNRHDVVIVGAGAAGLNAALLLGRARRRVAVIDAGEPRNAPAAHMHGFLSRDGLPPAELLELGRAEIARYGVQLVRGRVERIDHGFTVRLADGQVLDARRILVATGLRDELPGIPGIRERWGRDVLHCPYCHGYEVRDQPLAVLGTHPGAVHQALLLRQWSDDVLFLRHALDLAAEDRERLECHGVRVVEGAVARLAVEGDRLRGIELADGRAIPRAAAFLFPRMTPRDELLTGLGCAGEDGWIVTDRTGRTSVSGVWAAGNVVDPRAQVITAAGMGSAAAFAINGDLTEEDVRLSVERHRPEQDAPSAERHVLEGEGR, translated from the coding sequence GTGAATGAGGCGACGAACAGACATGACGTGGTGATCGTGGGCGCCGGGGCCGCCGGCCTGAACGCGGCCCTGCTCCTGGGACGCGCGCGACGCAGGGTCGCCGTGATCGACGCCGGGGAGCCCCGCAACGCCCCGGCCGCGCACATGCACGGCTTCCTGTCCCGCGACGGCCTGCCCCCGGCCGAACTGCTGGAGCTGGGACGCGCCGAGATCGCCCGGTACGGTGTACAGCTCGTCCGAGGCCGGGTCGAGCGGATCGACCACGGCTTCACCGTCCGCCTCGCGGACGGGCAGGTGCTCGACGCCCGCCGCATCCTGGTGGCGACCGGCCTGCGCGACGAGCTGCCCGGCATCCCCGGGATCCGCGAGCGGTGGGGCCGGGACGTGCTGCACTGCCCCTACTGCCACGGCTACGAGGTTCGCGACCAGCCTCTGGCCGTGCTCGGCACGCATCCGGGGGCGGTGCACCAGGCGCTGCTGCTGCGCCAGTGGAGCGACGACGTGCTGTTCCTGCGGCACGCGCTGGACCTGGCGGCGGAGGATCGGGAACGCCTGGAGTGCCACGGCGTTCGTGTCGTCGAGGGCGCGGTCGCCCGCCTCGCCGTCGAGGGCGACCGGCTGCGCGGCATCGAGCTCGCCGACGGCCGCGCCATCCCGCGCGCGGCCGCCTTCCTCTTCCCGCGCATGACGCCGCGGGACGAGCTGCTGACCGGCCTCGGCTGCGCCGGGGAGGACGGCTGGATCGTCACCGATCGCACCGGCCGTACCAGCGTGTCGGGCGTCTGGGCGGCCGGGAACGTCGTCGATCCGCGCGCCCAGGTGATCACCGCGGCCGGGATGGGGTCGGCCGCCGCGTTCGCCATCAACGGCGACCTGACGGAGGAGGACGTGCGCCTCTCCGTCGAGCGGCACAGACCCGAGCAGGACGCACCTTCCGCCGAGCGACACGTCCTGGAGGGTGAGGGCCGGTGA
- a CDS encoding MFS transporter gives MSVGTVRNVRRGRLPLGVYLLSLSLFAMGSAEFLLAGVLPAIAGDLRITLSSAGALISAFAAAVVVGGPPLAIATLRWPRRATLVATQAAFAGCVVAGVLTDSYAVLLVTRFLSGLAYAGFWAVAAVTAISLVPPDRAARASGVVVSGLSLAMVAGGPAGTLISYFTGWRGGFWAVAALTAAGALLTLVALPATRTRGETSIRDELRTMRRPQLWIVYAATLLSTAAYMITFNYLAALLTGVTRMPGVWIPAVLTLFGAGAFIGLSIGGRIADRLPTHALLAGTLGILATSVLLGAFARNAVAVVPLVLLLGVAGFILNPAIYGRVFAIAGQAPTLAGATTVSAFQLGISLVPAFAALVLNAAPAGSGAGEVGAVPWLGAALAALTTVPVMLDHVMSRRSDRPVTRGRPSPRG, from the coding sequence GTGAGCGTCGGCACCGTGCGGAACGTGCGGCGGGGCAGGCTGCCCCTCGGGGTCTACCTGCTGTCGTTGAGCCTGTTCGCGATGGGCAGCGCGGAGTTCCTGCTCGCCGGCGTGCTCCCGGCCATCGCCGGGGACCTGCGGATCACGCTGTCCTCCGCCGGGGCGCTGATCTCGGCGTTCGCCGCCGCCGTGGTCGTCGGCGGCCCGCCCCTGGCCATCGCGACCCTCCGCTGGCCGCGCCGGGCGACGCTGGTGGCCACGCAGGCGGCCTTCGCCGGGTGCGTGGTGGCCGGCGTCCTGACCGACAGTTACGCGGTGCTCCTGGTGACCCGCTTCCTGTCCGGCCTCGCCTACGCGGGGTTCTGGGCGGTCGCCGCGGTCACCGCGATCAGCCTGGTCCCGCCCGACCGCGCCGCGCGCGCCTCGGGCGTGGTCGTCAGCGGGCTCAGCCTCGCGATGGTGGCCGGCGGCCCGGCCGGCACGCTGATCAGCTACTTCACCGGCTGGCGTGGCGGCTTCTGGGCGGTGGCCGCCCTCACCGCCGCCGGCGCGCTGCTGACGCTCGTGGCGCTGCCCGCCACCCGCACGCGGGGCGAGACCTCCATCCGGGACGAGCTGCGCACCATGCGACGTCCCCAGCTGTGGATCGTGTACGCCGCCACCCTCCTCAGCACCGCCGCGTACATGATCACCTTCAACTACCTGGCCGCGCTCCTCACCGGCGTCACCCGCATGCCCGGGGTCTGGATCCCGGCGGTCCTGACGCTGTTCGGCGCCGGTGCCTTCATCGGGCTGTCCATCGGAGGCAGGATCGCCGACCGGCTGCCCACCCACGCGCTCCTGGCCGGCACCCTGGGGATCCTGGCCACCTCCGTGCTGCTCGGGGCCTTCGCCCGGAATGCCGTGGCTGTCGTTCCCCTCGTACTGCTGCTGGGGGTTGCCGGATTCATCCTGAATCCGGCGATCTACGGGCGGGTGTTCGCCATCGCGGGCCAGGCGCCCACGCTGGCCGGCGCCACCACCGTCTCCGCGTTCCAGCTCGGCATCAGCCTCGTCCCCGCCTTCGCCGCCCTCGTCCTCAACGCCGCCCCCGCAGGGAGCGGTGCGGGCGAGGTCGGGGCCGTCCCGTGGCTCGGCGCGGCTCTGGCGGCGCTCACGACAGTGCCCGTCATGCTCGACCACGTGATGTCGCGCCGGAGCGACCGACCCGTCACCCGCGGCCGGCCATCACCCCGCGGCTAA
- a CDS encoding transglycosylase domain-containing protein, with translation MVLVGCTVLVAGLFGMIMVAYANTPLPTQTQRQATEQGSIIYYRDGKTEIARLGTKREIVPISRIPLHVQDAFIAVENRTFRTDPGISVSGTLRAVWSTVSGQQVQGGSTITQEMARGYYDGLSQERTLTRKIMEILVSIRAGKEMSKDEIMAIYLNTIYFGRGANGIQAAAQAYFDKDVDELTHAEGAYLAGRIQSPDAFDRAEAAKNWAPTRERFDYAVRGMAIVDPAKYGQLPRTAKFPKRAPLDKKETLKGINGYMVDIVQRELEQRGISRERLRKEGFRVTTTFDKKLMAAAKKAVESHLAAVGDKNIHANLAAVDPRNGQVLAFYSGHDYLKSFTNNAFDADKQAASAFKPYVLAAWLEKGYSLRSYVSGNGPVTLPGTKPIGNSHDVGEAVQIDRATAESVNTAFATMAQEVGLEEVAKIAEGAGIDQDDLEQAIDDHAYGMSIGAGLVTPVEQATGYGIFANGGVHHDAHVVLTVKAYTGKTVMKEAGRSKAVISPDTAADATYAMQQVVRYGTARGTALPGGRPIAGKTGTNNENKEAWFVGYTPQLSSAVGMYKEVPRIDPKTRKVVKDANGYTLRKEVSLGNIQGAGTPTRIWRDFMAIAMANKPVEAFPAPVFGGQPHDLVRKPTPKPTEDPSDDGGDDAGDDPACAADPACAGPDDAGDDPLGDAGDDPLGDGGDEAVDDGGGGGDPDGGTTVDEGTQTLGDG, from the coding sequence ATGGTGCTCGTGGGGTGCACGGTCCTGGTGGCCGGCCTCTTCGGCATGATCATGGTGGCGTACGCCAACACCCCGTTACCCACGCAGACCCAGCGGCAGGCCACCGAGCAGGGCAGCATCATCTACTACCGGGACGGCAAGACCGAGATCGCCAGGCTCGGCACCAAGCGCGAGATCGTCCCCATCTCCAGGATCCCGCTGCACGTGCAGGACGCGTTCATCGCCGTCGAGAACCGTACGTTCCGCACGGACCCGGGCATCTCGGTGTCGGGCACCTTGCGTGCGGTGTGGAGTACGGTGAGCGGCCAGCAGGTCCAGGGCGGCTCGACGATCACGCAGGAGATGGCGCGCGGCTACTACGACGGCCTCAGCCAGGAGCGGACGCTCACGCGGAAGATCATGGAGATCCTCGTGTCGATCCGCGCGGGCAAGGAGATGTCCAAGGACGAGATCATGGCCATCTACCTCAACACGATCTACTTCGGCCGTGGCGCGAACGGCATCCAGGCCGCCGCCCAGGCGTACTTCGACAAGGACGTGGACGAGCTGACCCACGCCGAGGGCGCGTACCTGGCGGGCCGGATCCAGAGCCCCGACGCGTTCGACCGGGCCGAGGCGGCGAAGAACTGGGCGCCGACGCGGGAGCGGTTCGACTACGCCGTCCGCGGCATGGCGATCGTCGACCCGGCGAAGTACGGGCAGCTGCCCAGGACGGCGAAGTTCCCCAAGCGCGCGCCGCTGGACAAGAAGGAGACGCTCAAGGGCATCAACGGCTACATGGTCGACATCGTCCAGCGCGAGCTGGAGCAGCGGGGGATCAGCAGGGAACGCCTGCGCAAGGAGGGGTTCCGCGTCACGACGACGTTCGACAAGAAGCTGATGGCGGCCGCGAAGAAGGCGGTCGAGAGCCATCTCGCCGCCGTCGGCGACAAGAACATCCACGCGAACCTGGCCGCCGTGGACCCGCGCAACGGCCAGGTGCTCGCGTTCTACAGCGGCCACGACTACCTCAAGAGCTTCACCAACAACGCCTTCGACGCCGACAAGCAGGCGGCGTCGGCCTTCAAGCCGTACGTGCTGGCCGCCTGGCTGGAGAAGGGATACAGCCTCCGGAGCTACGTGTCGGGCAACGGGCCGGTCACGCTGCCGGGCACCAAGCCGATCGGCAACTCGCACGACGTGGGCGAGGCCGTGCAGATCGACCGGGCCACCGCCGAGTCGGTGAACACGGCGTTCGCCACGATGGCGCAGGAGGTCGGGCTGGAGGAGGTCGCGAAGATCGCCGAGGGCGCCGGGATCGACCAGGACGACCTGGAGCAGGCCATCGACGACCACGCGTACGGCATGTCCATCGGCGCCGGCCTGGTCACCCCGGTCGAGCAGGCCACCGGGTACGGCATCTTCGCCAACGGCGGCGTCCACCACGACGCGCACGTGGTTCTGACGGTCAAGGCGTACACGGGGAAGACCGTCATGAAGGAGGCGGGCCGGTCCAAGGCGGTCATCAGCCCGGACACCGCCGCCGACGCCACCTACGCGATGCAGCAGGTGGTCAGGTACGGCACCGCCAGGGGCACCGCGCTGCCCGGCGGGCGGCCGATCGCCGGCAAGACCGGCACCAACAACGAGAACAAGGAGGCCTGGTTCGTCGGGTACACCCCGCAGCTCTCGTCGGCCGTCGGGATGTACAAGGAGGTGCCGCGGATCGACCCGAAGACGAGGAAGGTCGTCAAGGACGCCAACGGCTACACGCTGCGGAAGGAAGTATCGCTTGGCAACATCCAGGGGGCTGGGACGCCTACCAGGATCTGGCGGGACTTCATGGCGATCGCGATGGCGAACAAGCCCGTCGAGGCGTTCCCCGCGCCCGTCTTCGGTGGCCAGCCGCACGACCTGGTGCGCAAGCCGACGCCCAAGCCGACCGAGGATCCGTCCGACGACGGTGGTGACGACGCCGGCGACGATCCGGCCTGCGCCGCCGACCCCGCCTGCGCCGGCCCGGACGACGCCGGGGACGATCCGCTCGGGGACGCTGGTGACGACCCGCTCGGGGACGGTGGTGATGAGGCGGTGGACGACGGCGGTGGCGGCGGCGATCCCGATGGCGGCACCACCGTCGACGAGGGCACCCAGACCTTGGGGGACGGTTAG
- a CDS encoding phosphotransferase family protein: MDEVKLVVAHSERATLRVGDVFLKVDADQARLAVEVEAMALAPVPTPEVLWHKPPVLAIAAVQGTALGHLGEPSTASPAAWAAAGATVRKLHDAPLPPRTGRAGRGVDELAAELEVECEWLVTNGVLPADLVTRNRDVAEAALRPWAPVFTHGDLQVDHVFVKGDGITGIIDWSEAGQGDALFDLAILTLGHPERLGDVVAGYGADVDLDVIRAWWSMRSLLNVRWLVEHGFDPFAPGCEVDVLRSRL; the protein is encoded by the coding sequence ATGGATGAGGTCAAACTGGTCGTCGCCCATTCCGAGCGCGCGACCCTGCGCGTCGGCGACGTGTTCCTGAAGGTGGACGCCGATCAGGCGCGCCTCGCGGTCGAGGTCGAGGCGATGGCTCTGGCGCCGGTCCCGACCCCGGAGGTGCTGTGGCACAAGCCGCCGGTGCTAGCGATTGCCGCAGTCCAGGGGACGGCGCTCGGCCATCTCGGCGAGCCTTCGACCGCTTCCCCGGCGGCGTGGGCCGCGGCGGGTGCCACCGTCCGGAAGTTGCACGACGCGCCGTTGCCGCCCAGGACCGGCAGGGCCGGCCGGGGCGTGGACGAGCTGGCGGCGGAACTCGAGGTCGAGTGCGAGTGGCTCGTGACGAACGGCGTCCTGCCCGCCGATCTGGTCACCCGCAACCGCGACGTCGCCGAGGCCGCGCTCCGGCCGTGGGCTCCGGTGTTTACGCACGGCGACCTTCAGGTCGATCACGTGTTCGTCAAGGGTGACGGGATCACGGGCATCATCGACTGGTCCGAGGCGGGCCAGGGTGATGCCCTGTTCGACCTCGCCATCCTGACGCTCGGACACCCGGAGCGCCTCGGCGACGTCGTCGCCGGCTATGGCGCCGACGTCGATCTCGACGTGATCCGCGCGTGGTGGTCGATGCGAAGCCTGCTGAACGTTCGCTGGCTGGTCGAGCACGGCTTCGATCCGTTCGCGCCGGGCTGTGAGGTCGACGTGCTGAGATCCCGGCTGTGA
- a CDS encoding DUF6891 domain-containing protein, which translates to MDLASRQLIDESVRDEIAEEVHTAVAAGRHDFERVVRGVIETWADEVEDRELLDEAVRGVVAEEFAGHLAAQAGWPAVTDNDRLSLAMGELAMAGIVAREHYTCCMSCGIAEMGREISGLSGVRGYVFYHGQDVERAVAGGGVYLAFGPGELGGEGERGPGGGFRGEGERRPGGGIGGEIVEVLRRRGLQVEWCGDDGQRIEVKVNWQRRRFGWLAEHPELGGGGEREPGLMVTFRDQAWASGDEPVVMSAGESRDLLLWLTPRDGNFACFERVAGRVLQFAWEGGTRLWAETPDAAAGCSFGRYVTLDEGLAMIAVLAEEGRIGLGDLGELEAVSWS; encoded by the coding sequence ATGGACCTCGCCAGCCGGCAGCTGATCGATGAATCCGTCCGGGACGAGATCGCGGAGGAGGTTCACACGGCGGTGGCCGCCGGGCGGCACGACTTCGAGCGGGTGGTCCGGGGGGTGATCGAGACCTGGGCGGACGAGGTCGAGGACAGGGAGCTGCTGGACGAGGCGGTCAGGGGCGTCGTGGCCGAGGAGTTCGCCGGGCATCTCGCCGCCCAGGCCGGGTGGCCCGCCGTCACGGACAACGATCGGCTGAGCCTGGCCATGGGGGAGCTCGCGATGGCGGGGATCGTGGCGAGGGAGCACTACACCTGCTGCATGAGCTGCGGGATCGCCGAGATGGGGCGGGAGATCAGCGGGCTGTCCGGGGTGCGGGGTTATGTCTTCTACCACGGGCAGGACGTCGAGAGGGCTGTGGCGGGTGGGGGTGTCTACCTTGCGTTCGGGCCCGGCGAGCTCGGGGGTGAGGGGGAGCGCGGGCCGGGTGGCGGGTTCCGGGGAGAGGGGGAGCGCCGGCCCGGCGGTGGGATCGGGGGAGAGATCGTTGAGGTGTTGCGGCGCCGGGGGCTGCAGGTCGAGTGGTGCGGGGACGACGGGCAGCGCATCGAGGTGAAGGTGAACTGGCAGCGGCGGCGCTTCGGGTGGTTGGCGGAGCATCCGGAGCTGGGCGGGGGTGGCGAGCGCGAGCCGGGGTTGATGGTCACCTTCCGCGATCAGGCCTGGGCCTCTGGGGATGAGCCGGTGGTCATGTCGGCGGGGGAGAGCCGGGATCTGCTGCTCTGGCTGACTCCGCGTGATGGCAACTTCGCCTGTTTCGAGCGGGTGGCGGGGAGGGTGCTGCAGTTCGCGTGGGAGGGCGGGACCCGGCTCTGGGCGGAGACGCCGGATGCGGCGGCCGGGTGTTCTTTCGGGCGGTATGTGACCCTCGATGAGGGGTTGGCGATGATCGCGGTGCTGGCGGAGGAGGGGCGGATCGGGCTGGGGGATCTGGGGGAGTTGGAGGCCGTTTCCTGGTCCTAG
- a CDS encoding polyphosphate polymerase domain-containing protein: MAEPYADALLAGVAAGMPAVGLEEVPELMSRVDCKYIVTASTMARLSAELGDGFLALRIGGRRQFRYTSTYFDTPGLLTYHQHRQDRRRRFKLRTRTYLDGGGQWLELKLSGARGGTDKHRIPYDGVPGHTLTSQALEFVQDTLLSELRLIAPDTLEPVLATDYKRVTLIDRSGTARLTCDTGLVCRDGRRSSPARGDLVLLESKSVDGKALIDKVLRGMGVRPVSVSKYCLAVAALRELPANRWHPVLRRYLVHRPGRRSGGGAPGRAGIVIGHGPRQPAADR, from the coding sequence ATGGCTGAGCCGTACGCGGACGCGTTGCTGGCAGGGGTCGCCGCCGGGATGCCGGCGGTCGGGCTGGAGGAGGTGCCGGAGCTGATGAGCCGGGTCGACTGCAAGTACATCGTCACCGCCTCCACCATGGCGCGGCTCTCGGCGGAGCTGGGCGACGGCTTCCTCGCGTTGCGGATCGGGGGGCGGCGGCAGTTCCGCTACACCTCCACCTACTTCGACACCCCTGGCCTGCTCACCTACCACCAGCATCGGCAGGATCGGCGGCGCAGGTTCAAGCTCCGTACGCGTACCTATCTCGACGGGGGCGGCCAGTGGCTGGAGCTCAAGCTCAGCGGCGCGCGGGGCGGCACCGACAAGCACCGCATCCCCTACGACGGGGTGCCGGGCCACACGCTCACGAGCCAGGCGCTGGAGTTCGTCCAGGACACGCTGCTCAGCGAGCTGCGCCTCATCGCCCCCGACACGCTGGAGCCGGTGCTGGCCACGGACTACAAGCGGGTGACGCTCATCGACCGCTCCGGTACGGCACGGCTGACCTGCGACACCGGGCTGGTGTGCCGCGACGGGCGGCGCAGCAGCCCCGCGCGCGGGGACCTGGTGCTGCTGGAGTCGAAGTCGGTGGACGGGAAGGCGCTGATCGACAAGGTGCTGCGGGGGATGGGAGTCCGGCCGGTGAGCGTGAGCAAGTACTGCCTCGCGGTGGCCGCGCTCCGGGAGCTGCCCGCCAACCGGTGGCATCCGGTGTTGCGGCGCTATCTCGTGCACCGGCCCGGTCGCCGGAGCGGCGGCGGGGCGCCGGGGAGGGCTGGCATAGTGATCGGCCATGGACCTCGCCAGCCGGCAGCTGATCGATGA